Part of the Nitrospirota bacterium genome, ATGGCTCTACCTGTCTCAGGATGAATTACAACATGCAAAAGAGACCATCCGCAGCTTTGACATACAAGATGGTTCTCTGATTATCGGCATCAACCCTGGTGCAGCGTACGGCTCTGCCAAACGCTGGTACCCCGAACGGTTTGCTCTTGTTGCAAGGACACTGGTAAATCAATGTGGCGCCAAAGTGATCCTGTTCGGCAGCAGGCAGGAAAGGGAGATCGCCGCGGAGATTGAAAATCTTGCCGGTGTCCCGTTAATCAATATGGCCGGTAAAACTACGATACGGGAACTAATGTCGCTTATTAAGCAGTGTCATATATTCATTACTAACGACTCCGGCCCCATGCACATAGCTTCTGCCCTTGATGTACCGGTCGTTGCCATATTCGGGTCCACTGACCCTGAAAAGACCGGACCTATGGGCAGCAGGCATGTCATAATCAGGAAAGAGGCGGAGTGCAGTCCGTGTTTTAAACGAAACTGCCCCACAGACCTTAGATGCATGGATTCTATAACAGTGGATGATGTACTTGCAGGGGCCAAACGGTTTATAGGGTAAACCATCAGATACACATATTGTTTTTTCAGGATATAATCCTTGTGTACTTTGTGCATTGCGGTAAATAGCGGGGTTTTCCGGATGAAGTTTGCGGTATTCATAGACAGGGACGGTACGATCAACGAGGAGGTGGGGTATGTTGACAGCCCTGACAAATTTCATCTCCTGCCGGGTGTATCCGAAGCCATACGGAGATTGAATGATCAGGATATACCGGCCATAATAATATCAAACCAATCCGGCATTGCCCGGGGATATTTCTCCGCAGATTTTGTAAACAGACTTCATATGAAGATGACTGCAGAACTTGAGAAACAGGGCTGCAGGATAAACGGCATCTATGTCTGCCCCCATCATCCCAATGACGGATGCGCATGCAGAAAGCCTCGTCCCGGCATGCTGCTTAAGGCTGCAAAAGAGCATGGCATTACACTTCACAGCTCGTATGTCATAGGAGACAAGATCATTGATATACAAACCGCTCATGGCGTGGGGGCTAAAGGTATCCTTGTGATGACGGGATACGGAGCTGAAGAGTTAAGAAAGGCCTCCATGTCTTCTGAAGGCAAACCGGACCATGTTGCAGCAAATCTTAAAGAGGCAGTGACCTGGATTATTGAGGAAGTGGCACACTCTATCAGGGAAATCCCCCTTAATCCCCCTTTTTCAAAGGGGGAAACATTCTTCCCCCCTTTAGTAAAGGGGGGTGGGGGGGGATTTGAAGGGGAAAAGGCTAACAATGCCAAAAAGAGCATCCTGATTGTAAAACCCAGCTCTCTCGGGGACATCATCCACAGCCTCCCTGTCCTCTGGGAATTGAGAAAGAAATACCCCGATGCATGTATTGGCTGGGTCGTTAAAGAGGTATGGCAGGATATCCTTTCAGATAATCCACTGATAGATCATCTGATTGTCCTCAGAAAAGGGATAAAGGGGATCATCGCTGCTATTCAGGAGATACGCAAGCTGCAATTTGACACTGTCATAGACCTTCAGGGGCTTTTCAGGAGCGGTTTGATTACGTATTTTTCCGGTGCATCAGTCAGGACAGGCCTCTCAACTGCGAGGGAATCGGCTCCCATATTCTACAACAATAAAGTCCCGGTACCGCCTGGTAAGATTCATGCTGTTGACAGGTATTTGCTGGCAGTCACGAACCGAGAAAAGCGGGATTTAAAATTCCCTATATATATCAACATTGATGATGATCAATGGGCAATCAAGTTCCTGCTGGAAAATAATTTATCGGATATACGGCCTCTCATTGCAATCAATCCATCGGCAAGATGGGTCAAGAAGCGGTGGCCTGCAGCCTCATATTCAGACTTAATAAACCAATTGATAAAAGAGCTGAAAGCGGGTATAATCATCATCGGCAGTAAAGACGATATTGCAATAGCAAATGATATAGCCTCTCATCTTAATGATAGGATTGTCATTGCAACAGGTAAGACTAATCTAAGGAGACTTGCGGCTTTACTTGAGAAAGTTGACCTGCTCATTACAAATGATTCGGGCCCGATGCACATTGCGGCAGCTTTAGGGACAGCGGTAGTGGCATTGTTTGGCCCTACTGACCCTGTCCTGACAGGGCCATACGGAAAGGGACACATCGTGCTCAGAAAAGATCTCGAATGCAGTCCCTGCCTGAGGAAACCATGTAAAAAAGGAAGACCTGTATGCATGGAAGCGATTACAGCAGAAGATGTATTAAAGGCAGTAACAGAGA contains:
- the waaF gene encoding lipopolysaccharide heptosyltransferase II, yielding MKILIVAPNWLGDAVLALPAIAAIRQAIPASSVTILGLQHICDLFKESPYADNTLVYSGSLLSTVKDIRKFGFDTAILFPNSFRTAMLVYIARIPLRCGYIRDGRGPMLNIGIKVDAQTRKLTQTQYYLNLAKSILWSPVLQRKMSAVSGEGVSAQMKTEWLYLSQDELQHAKETIRSFDIQDGSLIIGINPGAAYGSAKRWYPERFALVARTLVNQCGAKVILFGSRQEREIAAEIENLAGVPLINMAGKTTIRELMSLIKQCHIFITNDSGPMHIASALDVPVVAIFGSTDPEKTGPMGSRHVIIRKEAECSPCFKRNCPTDLRCMDSITVDDVLAGAKRFIG
- the waaF gene encoding lipopolysaccharide heptosyltransferase II gives rise to the protein MKFAVFIDRDGTINEEVGYVDSPDKFHLLPGVSEAIRRLNDQDIPAIIISNQSGIARGYFSADFVNRLHMKMTAELEKQGCRINGIYVCPHHPNDGCACRKPRPGMLLKAAKEHGITLHSSYVIGDKIIDIQTAHGVGAKGILVMTGYGAEELRKASMSSEGKPDHVAANLKEAVTWIIEEVAHSIREIPLNPPFSKGETFFPPLVKGGGGGFEGEKANNAKKSILIVKPSSLGDIIHSLPVLWELRKKYPDACIGWVVKEVWQDILSDNPLIDHLIVLRKGIKGIIAAIQEIRKLQFDTVIDLQGLFRSGLITYFSGASVRTGLSTARESAPIFYNNKVPVPPGKIHAVDRYLLAVTNREKRDLKFPIYINIDDDQWAIKFLLENNLSDIRPLIAINPSARWVKKRWPAASYSDLINQLIKELKAGIIIIGSKDDIAIANDIASHLNDRIVIATGKTNLRRLAALLEKVDLLITNDSGPMHIAAALGTAVVALFGPTDPVLTGPYGKGHIVLRKDLECSPCLRKPCKKGRPVCMEAITAEDVLKAVTESIKIKGDQHGVE